The sequence below is a genomic window from Streptococcus oralis.
TTTAAACACGCCAAAGTAAGCCCAACCTTATCCTCCATTTTGGACTTCCCTTTCTCTCTAGTGTATCTTAATTTATGGTATTCCTTCGCAGTCCCAAAGATTCGCTCAATGGTTGCTTTGTGTTTTCTATAGAACTCTTTCATACCTCTTTGATGCCGAATCGCTTCACGACACTCAAGATCATCTTTCCCGACATGCCTCGTTATTACATTTTGCTTGTTTTGACTTTTTGTACAAATAGATAATAAGGGACAGGCGACACATACTTTGGGATTACTCTTATACTTTCGATAACCTTCGCGGGTCGTAGTTCGATAGGTTCAATTAAACCAGCGCATAAAGCTTGGTTGAGAAGCCGTGAGAAAACCTCAGAAATTAGTTTTTTATCACGAAAGCAACGGCCGTCATTCTTTCCGTATGTGATAAAATGAGGAACCTTATCATCCAAAGTAAAATCAAGAAACCAACGATAAGCTAGATTCACTTCCATCTCTTTAATGATTGGGCGCATGAAACGGATACTACAAAAACATTGAATCAAAGGAATTTTAACTAACAGGATAGAATTGAGATTAGGACGACCAGTAGTTGGACGATAGGTATCTTCTACCAAGTCATAGATAAAATCAAAATTAATCATTAAATCTACTTGGCGAAGGAAGCAATCTTTTAGAACCAATTGGTCTGTTGTATAGAAACCATATTGTCGGCAATTATAATCTGGTTTTTCTTTGCGAAACCTCACAATTCTTCTTATCTCTATTTATATGACAATCTGGGGCACTATTTGGGAAACGTTTTACTACCGATAGATGAAATGGCGCACATTCAGTTATAGAAGAAAAATTACTATGAGGCTGTTCAAAGAGGCTTTGAGGGTATTAAAAAATAAGAAAACTACAATCGCAAACATACTGAAGATAGGAAACTATGGTATACTAGTGATAATAAATAGTTATCATTAGGAGAAAGTTATGGATATTACAATTATTATTCCAATGAAAGATACCGAAGATCAAATAATGAAATGTTTAGATTCTATCAAAATCAATACGCTTTCTAGGGATAGGTATGAAGTCATCATTATTGACGATGCATCAAAGCAACCTTCAGAATTTTTATCAGAAAAATATGATATTCATTATTTTTATTCTAAGAAAAGTTTAGGAGCAGGGGGAGCCCGAAATTTAGGAATAAGGATGGCTCGTGGGAAATACATATGCTTTATAGATAGTGATGACTGGATTTCCTACGATTATTTAGAAAAAGGTCTAACGTATATGGAGCAATGTGCATCTGAAATTGGAATGTTTACTTTAAAACGTGAATACGACGACATAAAGGATATAATCTACAAGTGTAAGTATAATACTTTGCTACAATTAGGGCCTGAAGAGAGTATAAAGGTAATGGCAAAAGAGTATAACTTTGATGTAAACATAGTTCCATCAACAACTAATAAAATCTACCTACGTCAATTTTTAATTGACAATAATATATTTTTTCCTGAGAATCGTAAATTTGAAGATTTACTATTCAGTATTAAGACGATGCTTGTAGCCTCTAAATTAATTTGTATTCCTGATGCAACTTACTTTCATTATCGGCGTAAGGGGTCAATTGTCCAATCTTTTGAACACAAAAATAGCGAAGATATGTTATTCATTTTGAAAGAAATTAAAGTGTATTTAGAAAACAATAATTGTTTTGAAATTTATAAGAAAAGCTTCTATCTTTTTTGTGAACATTTTATGAACTTAATCATTAGACAAATTAATGAATTTTGTAGTGATGAAAATATTAAAAAAGCTGAAATGACTTTTATTGTTAAAAATTTATTACAGCAAATTAACTTAGATGAGTATCTTGCCTCTATTTCAGCAGAAAAACTTAGAATGCATATTCAACCTTACATCATTGATACAAATATACTATAAACATAAATTGTTCTACATGTTCTATTAAATTAATCCTAATATCAGGAAAGTATTTTGTAAATATATTGTAATTTTTGTATTTAAAAATTGAAATGATAAAATCTGTTTATTTAGGTATATTAAAAATTATCAATGACTACGCTAGAATAGGTATACGGAGTATTCGAACGTAATCACTTTACTTTACTGTATTAATAATTAGACTCCCTTACCATATTGAACGAGGATCAAAATAAAACGTATTATCTTTCAGCTCACCTCCTAAATAAAATTCAACATGAGCTGGTGAACAACTTAATTTAAGATTGTGTAAATTAATATTTTTATAATGATTAGGAAGAGGGGAACTATCAATTAATCTCAATTTGTTTTCAATTTCTAGATATTGATTATTTGGGACTAATTCTAAATAATTAAATATGTTAGCAAAAAATAGTTTTTGACGAGCTCTGTAGGGACGTTTCCCCGAATCGTAGACTTCTTTGATTAAGTTCTTAAGAGTTGTTTGATCATCTAAAATGATAGCTCCGGCTACCAATCCAAGAATATACTTTTTATAGTCGTTAAGGTAGTCCTTTTTTAAGATACTAACTTTCTGTAGGATAATTAAGAACTGTTCTTGCTTAGGATTCTCTAAAAATTTTATAAATAATTTCTCTATTTCTAAAAAATAATTATATTTATCAATTGAAATAGGTTCAATTTTAAATAAAATTTCTTTGGCAAGTGTTATATTACTTGAATAAAAGATTCTCGCAAGGCGTTGGGTATAAATTTTTCCATATTCATCTATTTTTGAATAGTTCATAAATTCTTCTAAGAGCTTACAATCTAGTAATAAAGTGTTCTCTGTTTTAATCAGAGCCTCCAAAAATTTTTGGTTAGATTTAATTGTCTGAACTTGATCATGATTTACATTACGATAGGATAGCAAATTATGGAACTTCTTGCTATGTTTTCGAAATTGTTCTAAGCGATAGTTTTCATAATCACTATTGATTATTTCATAGACTACATTTAATATAATATTTAAAAAAATTTCAGATTCACTATTATAGTTTAATTTTTCATCAAGTATATTGAAAAGTTTTAAAAATTCTGCATATCCACTACTATCTTGTCCAACATTTGCATTAGCCATTGCAAAAAAATAGTGCAGTAAATAATAATCATTTTGAAATCTATAGAACAACCTCAAGTAGTTGTCTCCTCCTTTAAATTTGCGAAGGAGATAGTAAATTGAATGGTATTCTTGATGAGAAAAATATTGTTGAAGCGTAGCAATTGCTTTTTGACTTTTTTCTCTATTCTTATCTATAAATAAGGAGACAAATATTTCCTGGAGAGGATGATTGAAATTTATATTTTCAGAGATAAATAATTCATTCCCATTGTCTATAATCCAGTTCAAGAACTCCTCTAATAAATTAGAAGAGAATGGCACTAGTTGTTGGTTGATGTCAAAACCTAGAAAATTTTTTTCCAATAAAGATATTGTTGCTTCGCTATATATTTGAATATCATTTGGTGGGAGACTATAGTTCAAGAAAACAGACTTTACTACTTCAAGTTCCTCTTTGCTTAAATCTTCAAAACTTTTAATATTCTCGTTGCTACTGAAATGAATTAATAGTTTAGCGGGTTCGAGTTTTAAGATAGGAAAAGTATTTAAGTCCTGTAATTGTTTTATATTCTTAATGGATTCTTTTAATGGTTCATAGATTGGGTTTATCCCGTCCAGGGATAATACTTCTGATATGTGAATGACATCTTTTGGAAAAGTTAATGGATTTGTTGAAGTAACGACAAAGAAAATATTGTAATCTTCATTATAGCAAGCTTGAATTATATGTTCAAAAAATTCTTTGTATTCGTTTGATAAAAATTGAAAGTTTTCTACAATAACTAATTTAAAGAATTGAGTTTCCTTAAATTGCTGAAAAAAGTCCGTTAGAATGTCTAATTGAAAATATCTAAAAAGTGCTTCGTAATTTTTAGCTTGATACTGTTGTATAAATGATTTTAAGGAACTACTGAGAGGAGTTGGATAATCTTCTTTGATGACCAGATCGTGTAGCAACGGAAACAAAATAAAATGCACTAGCTGAACTAAATTTTCCAAATTGTAGACATCATCCGATGAAAATGATATAAATATTTTGGGGAATTGCTGAATAGTAGGTGATGAAAAATAATTTTTGACTAGATAGCTTTTTCCATATTTATAGGGAGAAATAATTGAAAAAATCTGAGTAGTTTTAGTATGATTCCTAGTTGTTTTACAATACTCTTCCAATTTCTGTCTGACATTCTCTTGTGATTTTATATAAATAGGTTTCATAACAGTATTTTTTATTAAAGTAAAATGCTTAGGACTAAGAATTGAAATTTTGGTATTATTAGATTTCTTACATAAATCGAAAAAATGATAGATAGAATAACTGTCTTGATTTTTTTCGTAAATAAAAGAATTATTCTGGCTACCATTGGGTGAAGCATCATACCTATCGTCAGGAACTATTTGAAATTCTATTTGAATATGATTTTCACCAGCATTTACTGGAATCTCCTTAAGAGAAGATGTATTAACAATTCTCCAGGGATATTTTCCTATATTGTTAGGTAAAATTTCTATTATGTCATCATTGTAAGAAAAAAATGAAAAGGACAATCGATAGCCTGTATTGTACGACAGGTAATCTACTGAAAAATTGGGGTTTCGAATGGCATAGGAATTTATCGTGGTCACTTCAACAAATCTAGTTGAAGTAGTTTCAATTTCTGATATATCAATATCTTTTTCTGAGATATTGGAAGAAAAAAATTCTTTGATATATTTGGGATTTCGTTTTAACCAACTTTCTAGATTTGTTTTAGTTATAAAATGTACAACCGCTTCGGGAGAAATTTCGGTAATTGCAGTTTTTATATTAATAATATTCTCAGTAGAAATATTCGAATTAGTAACAAAGAAATATTTTTTAACATTTTTTTGTAAGATAGAAGTGACAATAGTCGCATCAAGACGATACCGAGATAGTTTTTCTTTGTAGGTATATTTTGCTTCCATCCACCATCTAATAAATTGGCCGTCTTCTATAAAAAAGATGACCTGCGCATCTCTATTTCCATCACGAGTTTCTTTTGTTGGGGACCAATTTCTCTCACTGGGATAAGCTTTTTCAACATATTTTAATGCTAATACTTCAAATGTTTTATCATTTTTGGGTTTTAGATATTGCCAAATATTCAATTTTATAAATCTCCTAATGATAACTATTTATTATCACTATACAAAGCATCAAAATAAGTTTATAATAGCATGATTATTGATAAAGGAGTTATTCATGGATTATAAACTTATTTCTACTTTTTTAGACTACTGCAAAACTCATAAACGCTTGAGTTTACATACGATTCGAGCTTATAAAAATGATCTTTTGCAGTTTTACAATTCAAATTACACCAGTGTGGAAACATATGTTGAACATTTGACGAAATCCAATATTAAATCTAGTACATTACGTCGTAAAATTGCTAGTTTGAAAGTGTTTTACAGCTATTTAAAGTATCATAATTTAATTGATGAGAATCCTTTTAATCAATTACGTTTTCAATTTAGAACGGAAAAAATATTACCTAAAACGATTCCCTATGATATTTTAAAAAGTATTTTTTCACATCTAGAACAGAAAGTTACCTATTCAAAAACTAAATATCAAAAACAAAAAACTGAAAGAAATTTGCTAATCATTTCTCTATTGCTTTCAACTGGTATCAGGATTTCCGAACTTTGTCATATTCATCTCAAAAATATTAATCTTTCAAATAGGACTCTTCATATTATGGGAAAAGGCAAAAAAGAACGTATCCTATTTCTAGGAGATCAAATAACATTTAGCTTACTAGAAACATATATAAATAACTACTGCTTTCAACCCAGTGACTACCTATTCCCTGGAAAATATTCTCTCAAACCATTGTCCGAGCAAAGTATACGTTTAATTCTAAATAATCTTGTTGAACAACACAACTTAACTACACCTATTACCCCCCATATGTTTAGACATAGTTTCGCAACAATGCTTCTAGATAGTGATGTTGATATCCGATACATTCAACAAATTCTTGGACATAGTTCTATCTCAGTCACACAAATCTATACTCATGTATCCCAATCAAAGCAAAAAGAAATTCTAACTCTGTGTAATCCCATCGCTTTGATTCATTCACAGTCCAAAAAATAGGGCTACCTTCATGGAGGTAACCCTATTTTAGTGTCATCTTTTTAAAGATCTTCTCTAGTAATTAAATTTTAACGAAGATAACGATAATATTACGCGCACTAATCATGACTTATTTATACTTTAATCTCCATTATTGTATCTCATACAAATACCCTTAATTTATCTTACTTCCTTTTCGACTTGTATGACTACTATTTAAACTCAGGTCGTAACCAAAAAGGCTGTATTTTCCCCTGATTATCAATCTTAGCAATAGTATCTTTTAAAAACTCTACAGAATCAAAAACTTCTGTGTGTTCACGATTGACATCATTGACATAGTTGCGTTCCTCCCGATACGGTCATATTTTCCACTTGACCCAGAGTATCGTAGGTATAGGTATGGACTAGGGTTTCGCCATCCTGCTGGATGGTTTCCTTGGCGATATGGGCTTATACTGCTTGTCTACTGTGAGGCTAGTATAAAATAAACTAGGGGAAAATTTCCCCTAGTTAGAAATTGAACTAAGTCACAAATTGTCTTTGTGAAAGTAATTTATAATTTCCAATCATCTAAATTCAACACTTTACTCACTCTAAAGTTTCATTATCCTGCCAAAAGAAATGAGCACCCTTTAAATCAAGATGTTCTATCTGAATGTCACGACAAACAATTATTATATCCGTAATACCTAGATCAATTCTGCACTCAACAAAATTTTTATTTTGAGCATACTGAAGCAACGTGAAATTTTGTGCGGAATAACCGAGTTGAGTCTTTTTCAAACTTTTCACATCATAATCACGCCAATTCTTCCATAAAGCATCTGTTGTATACTCTACTTTACCACATAAAAGGAAGGTTACGCGCCAATATTTTTTTTGATTATCCTCATACTCAATAATAGTTTCATCGCCAAAAAATGACACATAAAAATTGTAAATAGATGCGTCCCAATAATCTGTTAAATCTAATTCTTTTTGTTTTTGTTCAATATTCATATCTCTATTTTGTAATATCCATTAATACTTATCCCATGGAATATGGGCATCTGGACTTTTTCTGTTAACAATATTACCGTTTATATCTAAAGGTTTTCCATTTTCATCATAAATGTGCATATGATTATAGTCAGTTATGCGGTCAGGTGCATCTATTCTGATTTTATAGTTCCCTTTGCTATTTTTTATATGAACACGTCCATTATGCTCATTGAATGTCCAGCCTTCTGGCAGTCTTCCTTTTAGCTCCTGTATATTTAGGTCAACTATCTCTTTTGGAGATAATTTATCTAATTTAGGAGGATTAAAAAGCTTACCAGCATCGGACGCCTTGTCTACCGCTCTTGTAGCTTTCAAAGCATCATTAGCTTTATCAGCTACCTTCGCAACTTTTGATGCATCATTGACTGCATCTACGGCATCGAGTGCTTTTTCAAGTTTCCTTAATTTGCCAGCCTTAGCTATAGGATAGAAATTACTTGCAATATCAACAGTTAGCTCTGCAGCTGCTACCCAACGATTTGCGTCTTCGCCCGTTAGTAGATCTTTCCCTGTAATTAAACGTTCTCCATTATTCCAGCCTATAAATTCAGCTGCTATAGTTGGAAGTGTAGCTTTATTTTCTTGGTTAAACTTCGCAAATTTTACATTAGATGCATAGGCATTTTCCTCAGGAGTCATTGGGGGAGCCTTTAGATACTCCTCTAATGTCATCCTATCAATCCGTTCTTTCTGATCCAATCTGAGTCCATGTCTTGCCGCATCTTCATACTTTCTAAAATCTGCGACAGATGGGACTTTAGTTTCTCCCTTATCGGAGGCACCGATTGTTTTTGGATTACATACATGCTTCAATGTATTCTGTAAAGCCGTATTCCAGTTACGATACAGATTGAGACCTTCTCGGATGGTTGGGGAAGAGCTCAAGCCTGTGGCTAGGGCATAGGCAGACCGAACCACTTGTTGGCGCTTGGCCTCTATCTGAGCTACTGTTTGCTGGTATTTCGTTTGAGCATAATTGACTGCACTATTGTAGGCCGTTTGAACCTTATTCCACTGTCTGCCAACCCAATTCGATACACGGTTGTATTGGGTGCTGATCCAGTTGGTTGCGTGGTTGAAAGCACTCTTAGTCGCATTCCAAGCCTCGGAGGCGAAGCTCTTCACACTATTCCAGGTGTTTGAGGCCGCTCTTTTTACTGTATTCCAGGTATTAGATACGACTCGTTTAACACCATTCCAAGCATTAGATGCTGTCTTTTTAACATAATTCCAGCCTTTTTTGATACTGTTCCAGAAGTGCCCACTCGGGTCGGTATAGTTAACGGAGTTGTTCTGCACATAGCTGTAGCGGTTCTGGCCGAGAGGATCCGTCGCCTCACCTGGGTAGCTATCCTCGCTTAAGAAAGTACCTCCCTGAATATCATAATACCTTGCTCGTAAATAGTCAAGTCCAGTATCGTCGCGGGATTCACCGTTATAGGCAAATGGATTGCCTGTTGTATCTGTGCTTGTCTTTCTTGCGCCATAGA
It includes:
- a CDS encoding glycosyltransferase family 2 protein, with amino-acid sequence MDITIIIPMKDTEDQIMKCLDSIKINTLSRDRYEVIIIDDASKQPSEFLSEKYDIHYFYSKKSLGAGGARNLGIRMARGKYICFIDSDDWISYDYLEKGLTYMEQCASEIGMFTLKREYDDIKDIIYKCKYNTLLQLGPEESIKVMAKEYNFDVNIVPSTTNKIYLRQFLIDNNIFFPENRKFEDLLFSIKTMLVASKLICIPDATYFHYRRKGSIVQSFEHKNSEDMLFILKEIKVYLENNNCFEIYKKSFYLFCEHFMNLIIRQINEFCSDENIKKAEMTFIVKNLLQQINLDEYLASISAEKLRMHIQPYIIDTNIL
- a CDS encoding tyrosine-type recombinase/integrase; its protein translation is MDYKLISTFLDYCKTHKRLSLHTIRAYKNDLLQFYNSNYTSVETYVEHLTKSNIKSSTLRRKIASLKVFYSYLKYHNLIDENPFNQLRFQFRTEKILPKTIPYDILKSIFSHLEQKVTYSKTKYQKQKTERNLLIISLLLSTGIRISELCHIHLKNINLSNRTLHIMGKGKKERILFLGDQITFSLLETYINNYCFQPSDYLFPGKYSLKPLSEQSIRLILNNLVEQHNLTTPITPHMFRHSFATMLLDSDVDIRYIQQILGHSSISVTQIYTHVSQSKQKEILTLCNPIALIHSQSKK